The DNA sequence GGGGGTATTAAGGTGCCAGACGAACTTCACAAGAGCCCATCTAGAGCTCTTTGCGGAACAGTCGATGGAGACTGTCACAGACGCGGTATCTTCTGGCTTTTGAGCAAACTCTTGTTCATtcctttcatcatcttgcCTGGAACGTAAGGGTAGAGAGGCCCGTGTAAATTCCTGGGCTCGGATAAAATTTGCGTACTTCAAGCCCCGGAATATCAGCTCATCGTGAGTTCCTTGCTCGATGACCTTTCCGTGTTCCATGAGTGCAATTCTGTCGGCGCTTTGGATGGTGGACAGCCGATGTGCAATTATTACCGTGGTTCGATTCTTGGACACCCTCTGTAAAGCCTCGTGGACAGCCTTTTCACTTTTGGTATCTAGTGCTGCCGTGGCCTCATCGAGGAGCAAGACAGGAGGATCGGAGATAACTGCTCGAGCAATAGCAATCCTTTGGCGTTGGCCACCTGAAAGAAGGCCCCCAGCTTGACCAACACGAGTAGAATATCCGCCAGGTAGACTAAGAATAAAATCATGTATATTTGCTAGTTTGGCTGCCTCATACACCTTGCTCACAATCGTGTGATGATCAAGCTATGTAACCTTAGATGTTGTTTGTAGAGAATAAGGCACATAACTTACCTGATCAGCCTCTGCACCTAGGCCGTAAACAATGTTATCATGGATTGAGGTGTCGAATAGTAATGGCTCTTGCTCAACGAGCCCAACTTTGGATCGCATCCAGCGAAGATTCAGTTGCCTGACGTTGTGCCCCCCAAGCATTACATTTCCTTGTAATGGATCATACCATCTCTGTATGAGAGCAAGCAGTGTCGATTTACCAGCGCCTGAGGAACCAACAATTGCCATTGACGTCCCAGCTTTAATTAACAAGTTAAACCCGTCCATAACAGGCTCACTCTGGCGAGAGGGGTACGCAAACCTGACGTCTTGAAACTCAATGTCTCCTGCGAATGAGGGGAGTATCATTCCGGAGTCTGCTGAAGGATCAAGGGGCGAGACGTGATCGAGTGTAGCATAGATTCTGGTGGAAACGGCCTTGGCTTGTATGACTGAGGCCGCAAATGGCGCAGACTGGCCTAGCAGAACCCCAGCCATAGTGGATGTCAGTAAAACGGTCACGATATCCGAGAGCGTGCAATCTCCTTTTTGTAGGAAACGATTCCCCTGCCAGAACTTTAAACGATGTAGTTAGTTGCGATCAGCAAAGCAGAGGTAAGTTTACCTACGGCAAGTCCATACCCCCAGAGAATTATGGTCATCGTGAGAGCTATCATCATTGCCATAGTAGCTTTGCTGCGGAGATCGGCACCTAGTGCTGGCATCAACATCTCCTCATATCGCTTGACCAAGCGCCCCTGCGCCCCATCCGCTATCACACTGCGGGCACATGAGAGTACGTCTTCTGCAAAGTCCGCCGCTTTGATATAGTGACTTTCACTTCGTTACTGCATTCTTCTCATGTACGCCCCCAGTGTACCCATGGTTGCAATCATCCCGATAGGCATGGCCATTAATACCAGAGCTAAACGCCAATTGCGAGATAGGGCAATTATCAGTGCTGCCACAAACCCAAACAGGCCAGCCAGTAGGATGCTTGCTTTGTGTGATAAGGTGTCGAGTATGAGGTTGGTATCATCAGTGATGCGGGTAGTCACCTCTCCTGCACCCAGAGACTCAAAATATGAAACATCCTGTCTCAGGAGCGCCGACAAATATGCCTTTCGAAGACGATAGGTACAAGACTCAGCAAGGCGAGTGAACCCGAAAGTACTAAGTGACAGCCCAACGAACGAAATGATTCCTCTCAGAGGTCAGTTGAACTCGGTCAAGAATAGGCAAGACGAGGCCATACCAAGGTAGATGAAGTACAGAGCGAGATGGCGGGCATCATGCTCCAAGTCATACGAGGACGATTTGCCATTTAGAAAGTCGCTGAAATGCTGGGTGAACGCTCCAATGACAACCTGTTATGCCGCAAGCTCAGCAACCTCCTGTGCTTGTATGAGGCGCAAGGCTTACTGGGACAGTAGATAGTGCTGCTCCGGCCACAGCAGCCGCAACAGTGGCCACGGCCATTGTTAGCCTATCGAGCGCGGTAGCATATCGGAGCATTTTCTGTTGGTTGCTGTCGTCTCCGTCTCCATTGCCTCGGACCTTGGGATGAATATCTACCAAGACCTTTTGACCACAATGTTTCATTTCAGGGGAACGAGAGACAGGTCAAGGGGTGGCTCATGAGTGGGGCTTGCGTCTCGAAGAAACCGAGCGCAGCGAAGCAACATTCCACTGCATTCAGATTTTACTCAAGTGTATGACGATCATCCCGAAtaggagagagaaatgtCCAGGCTCTGGCATCTTTTGACAGCACAACTAGAGTACAGACCTTTCCCAGCACCCAAATCGGTAACGCTTTGTGATATGAATATTGATACCAAGGGATATTGTGGGATTTATGTCTCACATCGAGCGAGTTAGGTGCACTATGGTTTGTGACGTGTCTTCCGGTGATCGTCAAGTGGCTGATCAACAAGAATGCTCTCATATTACATGCTCCCCTTGCATTGCAAAGGGATCATCCACGCATGTACTACGCCACTTTGTGAGGTGTCGATATCCACGCCGAAATACTTACACTCAGCTACGTAAATTGTAGGTGTTGACAGAACCACAGGTGCATAGTGTGCAGATGTATTTATATGACATCCGCCCATCGTAATAGGTGATTTGCTAAACGCTCTTTCCCATGACAATTCAATCAAAGTTAACATCGACCAGGATGCAGGCCAATTTTCCAACCGACATTGATCGTAGGACATGCCGTCGCACTGTCCCGATGAAAGTGCTCGTGCTCGGGTTAAGCAGGACAGGGACAGATTGTATGTTAGCACCATTCACCGCTCAAGTTTCCGTATCCTGACCGCCGTAGCGATTAAGAAGGCTTTACTTAAGCTAGGCTATTCAGATGTATATCATGGCTACACCGCTGCGACGGAGAATCCCCGAGACTGTGAGATGTGGCTGGACGCAATGGCCGCGAAGTGGGACGGGGTAGGGAAGCCTTTCGGCAGAACGGAATGGGACCAACTTCTTGGTCATTGCCAAGTATAGGACTACTCAAACAACGATATATGATATAGTAGCTAACGAGCCATAGGCAGTGACCGATATACCCGCCGCAGTCTTCGCCAAAGAACTGATTGAAGCATACCCCGAAGCGAAAGTCATACTAACAAATCGCAACGCTGAAGAATGGCACAGGTGATAATAACATCCTTGCCCAATAGATTCATATTTAAGGAGCTAATACAAGCCCAGATCTGTCCAGACCGCTCTTCTAAAGAACGTCTTTCATCCCTGGTCATCAGTCGTAGACACCCTTGCCATCCTTACTCGCAGCCCAAATCGGTTCACCCGCAAGATGTTCATTCGCGCCTTCACCGATTACTTCCAAGGTGATTTCCAACTC is a window from the Aspergillus oryzae RIB40 DNA, chromosome 6 genome containing:
- a CDS encoding sulfotransferase family protein (predicted protein), which codes for MPSHCPDESARARVKQDRDRLYVSTIHRSSFRILTAVAIKKALLKLGYSDVYHGYTAATENPRDCEMWLDAMAAKWDGVGKPFGRTEWDQLLGHCQAVTDIPAAVFAKELIEAYPEAKVILTNRNAEEWHR